Proteins co-encoded in one Longimicrobium terrae genomic window:
- a CDS encoding PrsW family intramembrane metalloprotease, whose protein sequence is MQSFHASAPPIPAMLRGRRHRLLTWGAVVCGVMILTLIAMDLQWKPFVLGFVAAALPVPLYVALALWLDRYEPEPPRTLFQTFAWGATFAVFLAYVANNVTEDLIGAVLGPQAGALLGSVITAPMVEELAKGFALFVLYRELRDEFDGVVDGVVYAAMVGLGFAMIENVQYYGAAFAEGGADSPAAVFVLRGMMSPFAHPLFTSIFGMGLGYRREHHGQRGSWLGPAAGLAGAMGLHALWNLSASLDGWFLILYMMVMVPAFLGVLWMIYRSLRREGSIVRRHLASLVEDGVLSGEELECLCVVRTRLEATARAWRRGGLRHWRARREMHRVASELAFHRWRVARGITLGPEADAQRDAEYLRRFCELCGAGRAEGAVPDRRAEPRTSPGTPG, encoded by the coding sequence ATGCAATCGTTTCACGCCTCCGCTCCGCCCATTCCCGCCATGCTGCGCGGGCGACGCCACCGCCTCCTTACCTGGGGAGCGGTGGTGTGCGGCGTCATGATCCTGACGCTGATCGCCATGGACCTGCAGTGGAAGCCTTTCGTTCTGGGCTTCGTGGCGGCGGCGCTCCCCGTTCCCCTGTATGTGGCGCTGGCGCTGTGGCTGGACCGGTACGAGCCGGAGCCGCCGCGCACGCTGTTTCAGACGTTTGCGTGGGGCGCCACCTTTGCCGTGTTTCTGGCGTACGTGGCCAACAACGTCACCGAGGACCTGATCGGCGCCGTGCTGGGGCCGCAGGCGGGGGCGCTGCTGGGAAGCGTGATCACCGCGCCCATGGTGGAGGAACTGGCCAAGGGATTCGCGCTGTTCGTGCTGTATCGCGAACTCCGGGACGAGTTTGACGGCGTCGTGGACGGCGTGGTGTATGCCGCCATGGTGGGGCTGGGCTTCGCCATGATCGAAAACGTGCAGTATTACGGCGCCGCCTTCGCCGAGGGAGGCGCCGACAGCCCCGCCGCGGTCTTCGTGCTGCGGGGGATGATGTCGCCCTTTGCGCACCCGCTGTTCACCAGCATCTTCGGAATGGGGCTGGGCTACCGCCGCGAGCACCACGGACAGCGCGGAAGCTGGCTGGGGCCCGCGGCCGGGCTGGCCGGAGCCATGGGGCTGCACGCGCTGTGGAACCTGTCGGCCAGCCTCGACGGCTGGTTTCTGATCCTGTACATGATGGTGATGGTGCCGGCGTTCCTTGGCGTGTTGTGGATGATCTACCGTTCGCTGCGCCGCGAAGGGAGCATCGTGCGCCGGCACCTGGCCTCGCTGGTGGAGGACGGCGTGCTCTCGGGCGAGGAGCTGGAATGCCTGTGCGTGGTGCGCACCCGGCTGGAGGCCACGGCGCGCGCCTGGCGGCGGGGCGGGCTGCGGCACTGGCGCGCGCGGCGGGAAATGCACCGCGTAGCCAGCGAACTCGCGTTCCACCGGTGGCGGGTGGCGCGCGGGATCACGCTCGGGCCGGAGGCGGACGCGCAACGCGATGCCGAGTATCTGCGCCGCTTCTGCGAACTGTGCGGCGCGGGGCGGGCGGAGGGCGCCGTGCCGGACCGCCGCGCGGAGCCGCGCACCTCGCCCGGCACCCCGGGCTGA